From the genome of Candidatus Eisenbacteria bacterium, one region includes:
- the pyrR gene encoding bifunctional pyr operon transcriptional regulator/uracil phosphoribosyltransferase PyrR yields the protein MSVGPSVEPVREKAEIIDGEALRRAITRIAHEIIEKNGGAQNLVLVGIRRRGAPLAQRIADKIKEFEKVDVPVGALDITLYRDDLQTIARQPVVGPTDIPVDVDDKVVVLVDDVLFTGRTVRAALDELIDLGRPRAIRLAVMVDRGHREIPIRADFVGKNVPTSRREVIMVKVQEIDGHDGVSIAEMLT from the coding sequence ATGTCCGTCGGCCCATCCGTGGAACCCGTCCGAGAAAAAGCAGAAATCATTGACGGCGAAGCACTTCGCCGGGCGATTACCCGCATCGCCCACGAGATCATCGAGAAGAACGGGGGCGCCCAGAACCTCGTCCTGGTCGGGATTCGCCGCAGAGGCGCCCCGCTCGCCCAGCGGATCGCCGACAAGATCAAGGAATTCGAGAAGGTCGACGTGCCCGTCGGGGCGCTCGACATCACGCTCTACCGCGACGACCTCCAGACCATCGCGCGCCAGCCCGTCGTGGGCCCGACCGACATCCCCGTCGACGTGGACGACAAGGTCGTGGTCCTGGTGGACGACGTGCTCTTCACGGGGCGCACCGTCCGTGCCGCGCTCGACGAGCTGATCGATCTCGGGCGGCCTCGCGCCATCCGCCTCGCGGTGATGGTGGACCGCGGGCACCGGGAGATCCCGATCCGCGCCGACTTCGTCGGGAAGAACGTCCCCACCTCGCGCCGCGAGGTGATCATGGTCAAGGTCCAGGAGATCGACGGCCACGACGGCGTCTCGATCGCGGAGATGCTGACATGA
- a CDS encoding aspartate carbamoyltransferase catalytic subunit — protein sequence MTARKDLLGLEDLSADEIVTILDNARTFREVLDRPIPKVPSLRGMTAANLFFEPSTRTRLSFELAEKRLSADTVNFQTSGSSVSKGETLRDTARNIEAMGIHLVVIRHQASGAPHYLARHLEAGVINAGDGTHEHPTQGLLDIYTMREQRGRIAGLRVAIVGDVMHSRVARSNMWGLVKLGAEVVIAGPPTMMPAEVERFGVSVARSVDEAIEGADVVNILRIQLERQCAGLYPSLREYARVYGVTAERIRRAKPDVTVMHPGPMNRGVEIAQDVADGEHSVILQQVTNGVAVRMAVLYLLSRREPSGDVAESETPSVEATKNHDEPTLSPRR from the coding sequence ATGACCGCGCGCAAGGATCTCCTGGGGCTGGAGGACCTCTCCGCGGACGAGATCGTCACGATCCTCGACAACGCCCGCACGTTCCGCGAGGTGCTGGACCGTCCGATCCCGAAGGTGCCGTCGCTCCGGGGCATGACCGCGGCGAATCTCTTCTTCGAGCCGAGCACGCGCACGCGCCTCTCCTTCGAGCTGGCGGAGAAGCGCCTCAGCGCGGACACGGTCAACTTCCAGACGAGCGGCTCCAGCGTGTCGAAGGGGGAGACGCTCCGCGACACGGCTCGGAACATCGAGGCGATGGGGATCCACCTCGTCGTGATCCGGCACCAGGCCTCCGGAGCGCCGCACTACCTGGCGCGGCACCTCGAAGCGGGCGTGATCAATGCCGGCGACGGAACGCACGAGCACCCCACGCAGGGGCTCCTCGACATCTACACCATGCGCGAGCAGCGCGGCCGCATCGCGGGGCTCCGCGTGGCGATCGTGGGGGACGTGATGCACAGCCGCGTCGCGCGCTCCAACATGTGGGGCCTCGTGAAGCTCGGCGCCGAGGTCGTGATCGCGGGGCCGCCCACCATGATGCCGGCCGAGGTCGAGCGCTTCGGCGTCAGCGTGGCGCGGAGCGTCGACGAGGCGATCGAGGGCGCGGACGTGGTCAACATCCTGCGCATCCAGCTCGAGCGGCAGTGCGCGGGGCTCTACCCGTCGCTTCGCGAGTACGCGCGCGTGTACGGCGTCACGGCGGAGCGGATCCGCCGCGCGAAGCCGGACGTCACCGTGATGCATCCGGGCCCGATGAACCGGGGCGTCGAGATCGCGCAGGACGTCGCGGACGGCGAGCACTCGGTCATCCTCCAGCAGGTCACGAACGGCGTCGCGGTACGGATGGCCGTTCTCTATCTCCTCTCGCGGCGCGAGCCCTCGGGCGACGTCGCGGAATCCGAAACGCCGTCCGTGGAGGCGACGAAGAACCATGACGAACCCACTCTGTCTCCGCGGCGGTAG
- a CDS encoding glycosyltransferase family 39 protein — protein sequence MPVRALLLIGAVALALRLLYLADAADSPLQRNLELDPALHDAHAWSLAQGQDPDRGQPYFRAPLYTHALAWVYATFGHSPGAARVVQAGAGAITAVLLGLVAWHLAGRRAALLAALLGALYGPLIFFTGELLSVTLEVALAAASLLFTLRASGGKHGSRDGALAGIFLSLGAITRPTVLPFALVTLAWLVGRRAERRVWVAYTVAVLSLPVLVTIRNAVAGGDRVFIASQGGINFHIGNHPSGDGTTAYVPGIGSGLTSTHEAPARVASEEAGRALRPSEVSAHWFGKGLAFWRERPGDALALYARKVGLVWNRRELPNTLDQEFFGPFQSWLFRLPLLPGFPLVAPIALAAAWSERRRAWLLLGFLAVTTLVVAAFFVCDRFRLPLVVALIPLAAVGLDRAIEHVRGAGSVLRAARARPATLLVAAVAAALVWLPFPRLQATETGMSQYRLARAYEKDGNAQAATEAYLAADKAGFDTPEFLNAYGVFRLQHGDPFGAEALFVRALVQERANGPTHANLAETYMHLERWEQAAQSYENAAELMPGQAPELYVNAGTLYAGVGRPDRAARMFRAALEARPGFGPALEGLSRLGVATGP from the coding sequence GTGCCGGTCCGGGCGCTCCTCCTCATCGGAGCGGTCGCGCTCGCGCTCCGGCTCCTCTATCTGGCGGACGCGGCGGACAGTCCGCTGCAACGAAATCTCGAGCTGGATCCCGCGCTCCACGACGCGCACGCGTGGTCGCTCGCGCAGGGGCAGGATCCCGATCGCGGGCAGCCCTATTTCCGGGCGCCGCTCTACACGCACGCGCTCGCCTGGGTCTACGCGACGTTCGGGCACAGCCCCGGCGCGGCGCGCGTCGTCCAGGCCGGGGCCGGCGCGATCACCGCGGTTCTCCTGGGTCTCGTCGCGTGGCATCTCGCCGGCCGGAGAGCGGCGCTCCTCGCCGCCCTCCTCGGGGCGCTCTATGGTCCCCTCATCTTCTTCACGGGCGAGCTCCTCTCGGTGACGCTCGAGGTCGCGCTCGCCGCCGCGTCCCTGCTCTTCACGCTGCGCGCCTCGGGAGGCAAGCATGGGTCGCGCGACGGCGCGCTCGCCGGAATCTTTCTCTCGCTCGGCGCGATCACGCGTCCGACGGTGCTCCCGTTCGCTCTCGTCACGCTCGCGTGGCTCGTGGGGAGGCGGGCGGAGCGGCGCGTCTGGGTCGCGTACACCGTCGCGGTTCTCTCGCTGCCGGTCCTGGTGACGATCCGGAACGCGGTGGCCGGAGGCGATCGCGTCTTCATCGCCTCGCAGGGCGGCATCAACTTCCACATCGGCAACCATCCGTCGGGGGACGGCACCACGGCGTACGTGCCCGGGATCGGATCCGGTCTCACGAGCACGCACGAGGCTCCGGCACGCGTCGCGTCCGAGGAAGCGGGCCGAGCGCTCAGGCCTTCCGAGGTCTCGGCGCACTGGTTCGGGAAAGGGCTCGCGTTCTGGCGCGAGCGCCCGGGAGACGCGCTCGCGCTCTACGCGAGGAAGGTCGGGCTCGTCTGGAACCGGCGTGAGCTTCCGAACACGCTCGACCAGGAGTTCTTCGGGCCCTTCCAGTCGTGGCTCTTCCGGCTTCCGCTCCTGCCGGGGTTCCCGCTCGTCGCGCCGATCGCGCTCGCGGCGGCGTGGAGCGAGCGGCGCCGGGCGTGGCTCCTCCTCGGATTCCTCGCGGTCACGACCCTCGTCGTGGCGGCGTTCTTCGTCTGCGACCGCTTCCGCCTTCCGCTCGTGGTCGCGCTGATTCCTCTCGCGGCCGTGGGGCTCGACCGCGCGATCGAGCACGTCCGCGGCGCGGGTTCCGTCCTGCGCGCGGCGCGCGCGCGTCCGGCGACGCTCCTGGTCGCCGCGGTCGCGGCGGCCCTCGTCTGGCTTCCGTTTCCGCGCCTCCAGGCAACGGAGACGGGCATGAGCCAGTATCGCCTGGCGCGCGCCTACGAGAAGGACGGGAACGCGCAGGCCGCGACGGAAGCCTATCTGGCCGCAGACAAGGCGGGATTCGACACGCCCGAATTCCTGAACGCGTACGGCGTGTTCCGCCTGCAGCACGGCGACCCGTTCGGCGCCGAGGCGCTCTTCGTCCGCGCGCTCGTCCAGGAGCGCGCGAACGGCCCCACGCACGCGAACCTCGCGGAGACCTACATGCACCTGGAGCGGTGGGAGCAGGCGGCGCAGTCGTACGAGAACGCGGCGGAGCTCATGCCCGGGCAGGCGCCCGAGCTCTACGTGAACGCGGGGACGCTCTATGCCGGGGTGGGGAGACCGGATCGCGCGGCCCGCATGTTCCGCGCCGCGCTCGAAGCGCGCCCCGGGTTCGGGCCCGCGCTCGAGGGACTGTCGCGGCTCGGTGTCGCGACCGGGCCGTGA